The region CGGAGAGATAAGTGTAAGTCTTGTATGCGGTTGTAGTGATATTATTTAAATAGCCGTTTACGATTTCCCCACCCGCGCCATCGGAACAATTAGTTGATAAATAGAGTGCGGAAAAGCTTGAAAAACAACTCCCCTGCGGTGCATACGTCCAGATACTCTTAGAACTTGCGGTATTATTTGAACTTGTTGTCCAAGTTGCAAAATTCGTTCCACTGTCCGAAACTTCTCTTCCTGCCCAAGTGCTTCTGATATTCGTTCCCGGCGCCCCTACATCCACCCATACTGAGGAGGTATCGAAATTAGAAAAGGAAGCCAATGAATAAGCCTGATCCAGAGCGGCTACACAGAGTATATTCGCTTCCGGAAATTTACAAGGAAAGGAATTCTTCGAAGCCAAATTGCTTGTTTCATTTCCAGCAGCCACGACAAACAAAACATCCTGATTTATTCCGGCTAACGCAATCGCGGAACGCAATGCGGGATCATAAGAAGGTCCACCCAAACTTAGATTTACCACTTTAGCTCCGTTCCGAACCGCAAAATTGATTCCTTTGACGATATCCGCCGTATAACCCGAACCCCAATCATCCAAAGCTCGAACCGGCATCAGTTGCGCCGTCCAGCAAAGCCCTGTGGTACCGATCGTATTACTACCGACGGCGGCGATCGTTCCGGCAACGTGCGTACCATGTCCGTTTAAGTCCATAGGATCGTTATCTCCGTCCACATAGTCCCAGCCTCCGTACGGGCAGGCGCCTAGACTAGCTCCGGCTTCGGAAACGCAAGAACCCGAAGTCCAAATATTGGCATTTAAATCATCGTGATTGTAATTTGCACCCGTATCTACAACGGCAACGACAGTATTCGTGCAATCATGGTTTACATCCCAAGCATTCACAGCATCCATATCCGATCCGGAACTACCCGGATTATTGGTAGCATACGCCGACGGCGCGATCAGTTGTCCTGTATTCTTCAGTCCCCAAAGCGTAGTAAATAAGGCATCATTCGGAGTTCCGGTCGTATGATACACATAGTTCGGCTGGGCAAACTCCACGTCCGGATGGCTGGAATATTCCTGGACCGCTTCTTCGATCGATTTTCCTTCAGGAAGGGCCACTTTCGATAAACCGTTTCGGGAAAGATTCTCCGCAATTCTTCCTCCGAGAGAACTCGCGGCATACGCTTTCACGGACTCTCCCGCATTCTCCTTGAACTTAACCAAGACTTCTTTGGGTTTAAATCGAGCGTTTCTATCGATCGATACGGCTCCTCCCTTTGTCTGAGTCGTTCCGGAAAATACCTCCGGAAGAT is a window of Leptospira wolffii serovar Khorat str. Khorat-H2 DNA encoding:
- a CDS encoding S8 family serine peptidase → MKNKYIYSISASFLLLLAGALFAQKEGGVFSNLPEVFSGTTQTKGGAVSIDRNARFKPKEVLVKFKENAGESVKAYAASSLGGRIAENLSRNGLSKVALPEGKSIEEAVQEYSSHPDVEFAQPNYVYHTTGTPNDALFTTLWGLKNTGQLIAPSAYATNNPGSSGSDMDAVNAWDVNHDCTNTVVAVVDTGANYNHDDLNANIWTSGSCVSEAGASLGACPYGGWDYVDGDNDPMDLNGHGTHVAGTIAAVGSNTIGTTGLCWTAQLMPVRALDDWGSGYTADIVKGINFAVRNGAKVVNLSLGGPSYDPALRSAIALAGINQDVLFVVAAGNETSNLASKNSFPCKFPEANILCVAALDQAYSLASFSNFDTSSVWVDVGAPGTNIRSTWAGREVSDSGTNFATWTTSSNNTASSKSIWTYAPQGSCFSSFSALYLSTNCSDGAGGEIVNGYLNNITTTAYKTYTYLSGMDRVHASFYLFLDTEPLYDVFSLNYSNSAGLPSFSGTVLDSYAGEMNGNYAYLQYQLPNCTGSSTNCSFGFKFNSNSSIAKAGIVITGFEFSALDVDDTAQYNILNGTSMATPHVAGLAALLRSFNPKFTYQDTIDAIVSGGRTTSSLQGKTKYGKAADANGALRFLKAPSNLTLVAP